aaatacatctttaaaaaataaataaataaataaaggaattaaGAACTGTTTACTAAAAGATTCCATTAGGAGAGTGGAAAGGCTTATCaagaataaaaaatcttttaaaaaatctttttaaatttgtatttttatttaagaggcagatttacagagagaaagccttccgtctgctggttcatttccccaaatagctgcaatggccacagctgtgctgatctgaagcctggagcttcctcctgatctcccacatgggtgcaggggcccaaagacctctgctgctttcccaggccacaatcagggagctcaTCAGAAAGGAGCTCAtcagaaaggagaaaacaaatgcacctctatgagatgctagtgccacagagTGGAGAACTAGtcacctgttgagccatggtactGACCTTGATAAAGGCCTTTTATCTAGATTATCTGAAGTGTcttaaagttcatgggaaatgcatattatgaaaatattgtgcatggattttaaaaatttgtacaaaaataagcatgtttttaagaaaagatttatttatttttattgggaaggcagatatacagacaaaagtcaatacagacaggaagatcttccgcccaatggttcactcctcaagtggccgcagtggccagagctgagccaatccgaagccaagagccaggagcttcttcctccaggtctcccatgtgggtgcagggtcccaaggctttgggccatcctcaactgctttcccaggccacaagcagggagctggatgggaagcggagcagccggaattagaacaggtgccaatatgggaccccagcggatgcaaggcaaggactttagccactaggctaccgcgctgggcccaataagCACCTTTTGATTTCATATTTACATAAAtgctttttgaatatttaaacaagtaggtccttgcacctacagATCTGCATAAGACAGGGATgctcagagagggtatacctaagaagccgttgaacttgactggacaataagatgctggactctatgtttggtatacgcttgcaatgggggaatctcaactgaacttgagctgtggttatgcaacaaggtggaggaatccaccatggtgggagggtgtggggaggggtggggagaacccaagtatctatgtaactgtgtcacataatacaatgtaattaatgaagttaaataataaataattaaaaaaaaaaaagacagggatgctaagccacagcatctaaggggacaggacaagagaggggctctaccaagttgaatcagagcaaccactggccttcacaagatctaaggctgggaataggcccagttgggcagctaaggggatactctagctgggttgagtttcccaccaatgagtgcATGGGCtataaatggggctgcgttccgatcaggatacgagtgtaatcccactttgtggactgggaatgaaagcaccaagccgggccagaccccaacatcatctggtgctCTAAGggccaggggaaatgtatgacagactaggctgggtctcagccccttaccgaaccatgtgtaagctgtatgggggtatggaagagccatggctcggttgaaacatccaacaataagaaccagattgggttgaagaacagtcagaaaacaccactgttcctgctaggacaggaagtgaactgaacagggctggctcatggaccccctggtatgcgcaaaacctggcactgggagagtttctgatggaggagcctgggcaactcctctggcaggacacagtccctgcaggtaagcgcaagaagcacaataggaaacagcctagaacaggctatggaaattatcccaccagcatacacatggcatggattgggggcagaccaggctgaacctgttcacatcacccgctggtgagtccgagcgccagaacagagtgtgggttgagccagggtcggttgcgacacatactagtacacaataaggaatgccagggtgagatgagccgtaccggatgtggttgcagcgcccaaacagcacatgcgataatcagggggaggaggcaaagctgacaggggaatgtgggctcccctgctggacaactacttccattggaaagcgtgagtcgggatgggggcagatcagaataggcagggctgttacacctgtgggcctcatgtgggctagataagggaagggccatggtgggctgactgttccaactggtgcaagcaaaaactagagtgggtgagggttggttgggctagccgcagtactagctggcagaggctggcactcggagctaattctgtcaagtcaaatgccagaactacctggagagtgcataatctgggagtgagtgtggcctagaagggaaatagtgggcacctccttcggggctaccactctaattagacagcacgaacaccaggacaggggcaggggtggctgtacagaagggcacctgccagtaggtgtgtgggctggatagtaggttggttgggttgagctgggcttcaatgcccatcgacacgtgtgagagctaaacgggatgtgggacagacttgacaagcctacagtgcgtactggcaagcatgggaaccactGTAGGGGGCaaaactggtgggggttatggggagtcaccccaactaggctgcagctccaactggtttgcgtgaggactgagtatgaagcgGGCAGAATTAAACTGGACTAcacacccgttggttcatgaggaagacagggctggaaacagaacgaaaccagcaatcccaacgaccagcatgtgcataagctgattggtgtgacggacagtgtcagactctgtactagcaaactcgtgcaagaatcaggcctggaatcaactcagataaagtttctttggagatccctccaactgaactgctgatcttacaaccccagccatgaagagactgtcagccagtggatcctgaataggattcattgcgattggaactgagagactggcagcaatccagaactgatgaactatcaaaactgtatgagcaggaccctcagagcgcgcctcccgttggggatctgggatgggtgggaggttgggtggggcttttccctttgtttttttccctgaccccagatacagggaaaaattatattgatgtggaaacaatggtattacccactttcaaaaaaaaaaaaaataaaaaataaaaagttaaaaaaaaaaaaagagtaacaggGATAGGACCAAAAAAATATAGTCTGTATTTTTAATGACTTGGAAAACTTTACTACCAAAACcattgttgggacaactggcaaAATTTGAGAATGAACTCTACATTCAGCTACATATTAAGTTTCTTGATTTTGACAATTGTCCCATAGTTTTATTTAAGCATGTACAAGTACCCATGAGTATGTATTTTGGGGGTAAACCGTATGTTGTTTATAGTTACTCTtgtggggggggagagagagagagagagaatgatgaaGATAAATTGTTAACAATGGTAAAGTTGAGTGAAGAATAAGTTTAAGGTTCTTTGAATTTTTTCCTGCAAATGTAAGTTGGtgattacataaaaataaaaagtttcaaaaagaaaaaaaaaaacacatgtattCATCAggcatgcagagacagagaaagaacttccatccaattgtttactccccaaattcctacatCTGCAGGATTGTgctaggccaaagctggaaaTCAGGAACTCagttgggtttcccatgcaggtggcaggaactgccggagtccagctccagccgagagttcggagctcgagaagggtgcgtgagataggcgtagaaagaagaagagagaaagaaaagagagacggaccactaggattccttgatgattgtggaccttgcaagaaagctgtccgctttatttatacagaagcagtacaaagttttcttttaggggcattttgacatagcttcagggcggcacaatttacaacttcttgagaaatgattgaggaagggtcccacattccttgcttatcttggtttgccagtcttcatccactctcctcaggtctgggctctaaccttggcgccacctgtgacaaccaggcccctaccttgaattatgtatgggttagtgaaagacccccgaaatgggtgtccctcctttggagaggcccctcccaaggaacaacgagaccacttgtgcggatgcaaacagcaagaggtttattcagatacacaggtacctggggcaacaaagtctcttggaagacttgcgcgcctcaggttggggtctgggggtttttatagggttcaggagcagaagcgcagttacagaagcaagaagcatagttacaggactctgattggtggattcctataaggccagggtcatggtgacagcaactttattttagtaccggggatttttaataatgactgatttagccttgagttggttccctatctctgataacagctgagttggcgctgagttagctctctttcctaatatttctgccttatttgggggccagatgtttgaccacggatatgaggcaagcttgccctgtccttgtccgcttccttcccagagatcctgttattcttagttctaagccttgcaaaatggcgttgctgctgctaaagctcatgctttttggtgagggtctttcattccCCCCTTTTTCTTCTAACTCCGAATGAAATCTTTCATTCGGCTAGGTGGTAGTGGTTTCTATTTCTAGGATATCTGGATCATCTTGTTCAATTGCACGGTACCGGGATCGGGCGACCTGGTATGGTACAGAATGTAAGGTTACTACTAAAGTTTGAATCAATGCAAATCTGTTATTAATAAGTGCAACTAATTTCTTGAAAATACAGGgtccaaaaaacaaaattaagagaaaaataattagggGTCCCATGATTGAGGATACTAGGGTAGTGAACCAAGGTGACCGGTTAAACCAATTCTCGAACCAACCTCGTTCTGATTCTAGTAAGTGTTGTCTTTGTTTGAGTCTTTCTCTGAGTTTAGCCATGTTATCTCGCACTAATCCCGTATGATCTGCATAAAAGCAGCATTCTTCTTGGAGTGCCACACATAGTCCTCCCTGTTGTAAGAATAGAATATCTAATCCTCTTCTATTTTGCAGTACTACTTCTGAGAGAGAGGTTAAAGACTTTTCAAGGGCACTAACTGATTCTTCTAATGTTTTTATATCATTGTGCATAGCATTTTGGAGTTGTTTAAATTGACCGGTTTGTATGAGAGCGGTGGTTCCTGTCCCTATTCCTGTCGCAATCCCTCCTACAGTTATGCCCCCGAGCAATAAAGCCAGAGTGAGGGACACTGGCTCTCTCTTGGTTCGAAATCTATTCTCAAAATGGTCAAAAATATATTCGGAACCATGATAAATAATCTTAGGCCATAATTCTATTAAAACACAATAATCAGAAGTCAAATTGAGTATCACGGAAGAAATGCATGGAGTCAATCCAGTATTGCATGCCCAATAGGTTCCATTGGGAGCCATTAAATTATAATTTCCTttagttaatgttttgatttgacTGCATAATGCCTGATGGGTCGTGGGAATAGTTCCTATACAAAGACCTTGTCCGGATACTTCAGACAGAGTTAATTTATGTTGGGGAACAGTAGTACAGTTAATGGGTGTAGAGGTGTGATTAGTATAATTTCCTATAATGGCGGTCCCTTCATAATAGGGAGGTCTAGAGATCAAACATAGCCAACAGTCTTGAGTCCGATCTGGGTCCGTGAGATTAAGGGTTGAATAGGCTCCTTGTAATAAATCGAATAATCTGTCCCCTGTTGTGGTTGTCACAACGCGGTTACTAATCTGCGGAGATAATGTGGTAACATTTTGGAACATATTACGAACCTGTGGGACTTGGGGTGCCAATAAAGAGGGTTTTCTCTGTCTAGGAAGGACAGGGTTGGGACCAATAGGTTTTGAGGGGCCCTGGTCCAGACGTAATCTGAGAGTAAAAATGAATCCTTGATCTGTTCCTGACATATAAAATCTCAGACCCCATGTCCTTCCCTTAATCCACTCTGGCAGatcacttatttttcttccttcagggGTAAAGGAAATGTTAAGTGGATTACAAGAGAAATCTTCACAATCTCCACCTTTCCACCATTTTTTACCAGGGTTAAAGAAACAAGTACCGGGTCCTGAGCTGGTCGGAGTATGCTTACTCCGGCTGACCTGTATCCAATCCTTTTTGTTGGGTTTCCAATAGACTGTCCCAGATGTCTCACAACCCCAAGCAGCACAAAAATAAGCATCTATTCCCCCACAAGTGTGTATCTGCGTTTTATCTCTTCCAGTTCCTGGACAAACATAAAATGGAAGTTTTTGCAGCTCTACTCGAAAGCGGGGATGGGAGCATCCTGGTATCTTATAAGGTGCCCGATGGCACGGACATAAGCCATATTTGGACTTAGGGACACATTTAGGTCTTTCTTTTGCAGGATCTATTGAGGGGATGTCCCAATTATTAAGACCGGCAACTAAATCACACACATCAGGGGTTAAATCAGGCCACCAGGTCCCAGGGGGGGCGATTTGAGAGGTTGACCACACAACATCCCCAGTTTGTGAGAGAACTTCCCAAGCCATTGACCGGGAGATATGGGGACTGCTGTGAACTAAGCTAGAATTTAACATGACTCCTATAATAATCAGGGAGCCCCACGGGTAAGTCTTATCTTTAGAGGATTTTGAGTGCGTTGGACTTTCCATGTTGTCGTGGCGTTGCTTTCTTCCTCTGAAGAGTGGGCAGCCTTGACGTGGGAGGCGTGGATCCAAGATGAGATGCCGTCTACTTTGAGTGCTGTTGGTGTGGTCAAAAGGACGGTGTAAGGACCCTTCCaccgaggttccaggttcttagtCTGGTGTCTGCGGACCCACACAGAGTCTCCTATCTGGAAAGGGTGGGGTACCACTGGTTGATCCGTCTGGTCCTTGTAGGCAGCTGCAAGTGGTTTCCAGATTTCTCGCTGTACAAGTTGCAAGGCCTGCAAATGAGCTCGGTGAAATCAATTTCCCAGTGAGTCCCAGGGCGGTGTCCTCGCACTCGAGTTCCTTGTCCTACTTTGGTTTTTCCCGCATTAACTTGCGCACACGCCGTACATTCATCCACTAcagtttgtaagattttatttttccctagtaGGAAATAAGGACTCTCTTCTTTATCCAgaaggattttcatttttctgctgctGAGATGGGTTAATTTATGTAAGCAGGTAATTAATTCACGAGTTTGCTTTTGGGGCATTACAGGTTTACCATGAAATATCCAATATCCTTTTTCAGCATCATGTTGTGCCCCTAATTCTTGTAAGATTCTTATATCTCCAAGGCCATACTCAAAAGAGGTATCCAGGTTGGACCGCATTTCCTGGGTAGTTAGAGAAAGAGCTCGGGGTGGAGCTTTGCTCTCCAGAGCCACTTCCCGGGCAGCAGTGTCTGCCAGTCGATTGCCCCGAGCTTCTGGGCTCTGTCCTTTTTGGTGTCCTAAGCAATGGATGATACTCAATTTTCGAGGCAAAAACAGGGCCTTAAGTAAAGCCAAGATTTcagacttatttttaatgtctttgccCTCTGAAGTCAGTAACCCTCGCCTTCGGTATATTTCTCCATGAATATGTGCCGTGGCGAAAGCATAACGGCTATCAGTATAAACGTTAAGCCTCTTACCTTTTGCCATTTGGAGCGCCTGGGTCAAGGCGATGAGTTCAGCCTTCTGGGCTGAAGTCCCGGATGGAAGGGCCTTAGCCCAGATTACCTCGGTCTCTGTGGTTACTGCTGCTCCGGCTTTCCGTTCTCCATTATCTATGAAGCTGCTCCCGTCCGTATACCAGGTGAAGTCCGCGTCCTGGAGGGGCTGATCCGTTAGGTCTGGTCGTGTCCCGTGTACTTCTGCGAGGATCTGTAGGCAGTCATGCTGCTCTATATCCTCCGGttggggaagcagagttgctggatTTAAGGCGACAACCGGTCCAAAGTGTATCCGGTCCGTGTCTAGGAGCATAGCTTGATAATGGGTCATACGGGCATTGGAGAGCCAGCGGTCTGGCGGTTGTTTGATTAGGGCCTCAACTGCATGAGGCGCCAAGATAGTCAATGATTGTCCCAAAGTCAATTTGCCAGCATCCTTAGTTAAAACGGCTATAGCTGCCACCATCCGCAAACAAGGTGGCCAGCCAGAGGCAACAGTATCCAGTTTCTTAGAGAGGTAGGCTACAGGTCGCCTCCAGGGCCCCAATCTTTGGGTCAGGACTCCCTTtgcgtagccctgcttttcatccacaaACAATTCAAAGGGCTTCGTGACATCGGGAAGGCCCAAAGCGGGAGAAGTCAGAAGAGCCTGCTTGATATCGTCAAAGGCCTGTTGCTGCTCAGACCCCCAATTAAACGTTGCTCCCTGCTTTGTAAGGGGGTAAAGGGGGGCTGCCATTTCAGCAAACCCAGGAATCCATAGGCGGCAGAAACCCGCGGTCCCCAGGAATTCTCGTAGTTGACGAGAATTCCTTGGGGCGGGAATGTTGGTCACCGCCTGCTTGCGGGCGGTAGTCAGCCACCTCTGTCCATCTTTTAACTGATATCCTAGATATGTGACCTGGGTTTGGCAGAGCTGTGCTTTCTTTGCGGAGGCTCTGTAGCCTAATTGTCCCAAAGTTTGTAACAGGGACTCAGTGCCCTGTCGACAATCTGTTTCGGTGGTTGCTGCCAATAGGAGGTCATCCACATACTGTAGAAGTATTAGAGTCGGATTCTGGACTCTGAAATCTGTGAGGTCCCGATGGAGAGCCTCATCAAACAATGTGGGACTATTTTTGAAGCCTTGAGGTAACCTGGTCCAGGTCAGTTGACCTGAGAGTCCCAAGTCCGGGTCCTtccattcaaaagcaaacaaagattgGCTTTGGGGACTAAGCCTGagacaaaagaaggcatccttcaAATCTAAAACTGTATACCAAATATGTGTAGGTGGAAGTGTGCTAAGTAAGTTATAGGGGTTAGGCACAGTGGGATGAATATCTTCCACTCTTTTATTAACTTCCCTTAAATCTTGTACAGGTCTATAGTCCTCTGTTCCCGGCTTCTTTACTGGAAGAAGCGGGGTATTCCAAGGTGATCGGCAAGGAACTAAAATGCCTTGATCCAGAAGTCTCTTGATATGTGGTCTGATGCCCTGATAAGCTTCTTGGGACATTGGGTACTGCTTTATAGAGACCGGAGTCGCAGTGGCTTTCAGTTCAATGACCAGAGGCGGCTGCCGGAGTGCAAGGCCCATCCCTCCGGTTTCCGCCCAAACCATAGGAAATCTCTTTATCCAAGAAtctaagtttaaattttttatctctgTATTATTTGGCTCCAGAATCTCATATAACCTGTATTCGTCTTCTAATTGGAGGGTGAGGACCTGGAGAGGCGCTCCCTTTGGATCAGTTATTCGAATCCTATTATTCTCGAAATGTATATGCGCCCTTAGTTTGGTAAGCAAATCCCGTCCCAATAATGGATAGGGGCAATCAGGAACATGTAGAAAAGAATGAGTCACTTTACCAGTTGCCAGCTGCACTCTTCGGTCAGTCGTCCAATGGTATCTTTTCCCTCCGGTCGCTCCTTGGACCCAAGCCGATCTGTCGCTCAAAGGTCCCGGGGCATGGGTCAACACCGAGTGCTGTGCCCCGGTATCCACCAGGAAGGTGACAGGTTGCCCCCCAACATTAAGAGTTATCCTGGGCTCAGGggggggctcctggccctgacctctCTAATCTTCTAGAGTCAATATGGGAGTCTGGTGCCCTGATCTTTTAAGTCTCTTTGGGTTCTTAGGGCAATCTCTGGCCCAATGTCCTCTTTCCTTGCAATAGGCACATTGATCTTTATCTACCTGGGGGCTCCTCCGATCCCCTCCTCGTCTCTCCTGAGTTTGTCCTGACACTATGGTGGCTAATAGTCTACTTATCTCCTTGTTTCTTCTGCGATctctgacattctctctctcttcggcTTCACGTCTCAACCTTTCATCAcgttcttctgtttcctttttaagtctctcatctctttcttcctgagtTTCACGCTTATTAAAAATACGTTCTGCCTCTTTAAGTAAATCCTGAATAGAGCTTTCTCTGAGATTATCAAGTCTCTCAAGTTTCTTTCTAATGTCTGGAGCTGATTGTCAGATGAAGGACATGGCTACATTGGTGGCTTGCCCTGGATCTTCTGGGTTATATGGGGTGTATATACGGTATGCCTCTTTTAGCCGCTCAAGAAATGCCGAGGGAGTTTCCTCGGACCCCTGTATTACCTGCTTGATCTGAGCCAAATTGGTGGGGCGCCGTGCCGCCCCATGGAGACCCGCTATGAGCAACTGGCGATAGAGACGCAGGTGGTTCCTACCTTCATCCGTAGTGAAATCCCAATTGGGCCGCTCCAGGGGAAAGGCTGCATCAATCTCATTGGGTAGTTGGGTGGGGCGGCCATTGTCCCCTAGAACATTTTTCCTGGCCTCCAGGAAAACCCGTTGTTTTTCCTCGGTCGTCAGTAATGTCTGTAATAACTGTTGACAATCATCCCAAGTGGGCTGGTGTGTTACTAAAATAGACTCAATCAAAGAGGTTAGCATAGAGGGGTCCTTGCTAAAGGGGGGATTGTTATGTTTCCAATTGTATAAATCAGAGGCAGAAAACGGCCAGTACTGGAGCCGATCATTGGGACCGGCCCgcagggggagggcacgggaagtggagtcaggaggtTGTTC
This window of the Ochotona princeps isolate mOchPri1 chromosome 2, mOchPri1.hap1, whole genome shotgun sequence genome carries:
- the LOC131483148 gene encoding LOW QUALITY PROTEIN: uncharacterized protein LOC131483148 (The sequence of the model RefSeq protein was modified relative to this genomic sequence to represent the inferred CDS: substituted 2 bases at 2 genomic stop codons), which gives rise to MSLCTWRTRGGADGLGLPTATLEDVPGTFGVRFLAHLNFVNLTRIGLFGAPPLSEGYTVRLGDERSGLSSRSPFEFLLSVWHRSRAAKLFCFSAGLLFVVFVFSVLSVEIMGQSITTPLSLTLQHWRDVQDIANNQSVDVRKKKWITLCSSEWPTFNVGWPRDGTFNPNIISQVKHKVMDPGPHGHPDQVAYIITWEALIHAPPLWVRPFITLKPPSTPIPSAPPPLPTLGRPSQSSLYPTLVKPTQIQNAKKKSPKVKVLPPGEDLVMDLLAEEPPPYRDQQAAEAEPEETPAADPAPSPMAGRLRGRREQPPDSTSRALPLRAGPNDRLQYWPFSASDLYNWKHNNPPFSKDPSMLTSLIESILVTHQPTWDDCQQLLQTLLTTEEKQRVFLEARKNVLGDNGRPTQLPNEIDAAFPLERPNWDFTTDEGRNHLRLYRQLLIAGLHGAARRPTNLAQIKQVIQGSEETPSAFLERLKEAYRIYTPYNPEDPGQATNVAMSFIXQSAPDIRKKLERLDNLRESSIQDLLKEAERIFNKRETQEERDERLKKETEERDERLRREAEERENVRDRRRNKEISRLLATIVSGQTQERRGGDRRSPQVDKDQCAYCKERGHWARDCPKNPKRLKRSGHQTPILTLEDXRGQGQEPPPEPRITLNVGGQPVTFLVDTGAQHSVLTHAPGPLSDRSAWVQGATGGKRYHWTTDRRVQLATGKVTHSFLHVPDCPYPLLGRDLLTKLRAHIHFENNRIRITDPKGAPLQVLTLQLEDEYRLYEILEPNNTEIKNLNLDSWIKRFPMVWAETGGMGLALRQPPLVIELKATATPVSIKQYPMSQEAYQGIRPHIKRLLDQGILVPCRSPWNTPLLPVKKPGTEDYRPVQDLREVNKRVEDIHPTVPNPYNLLSTLPPTHIWYTVLDLKDAFFCLRLSPQSQSLFAFEWKDPDLGLSGQLTWTRLPQGFKNSPTLFDEALHRDLTDFRVQNPTLILLQYVDDLLLAATTETDCRQGTESLLQTLGQLGYRASAKKAQLCQTQVTYLGYQLKDGQRWLTTARKQAVTNIPAPRNSRQLREFLGTAGFCRLWIPGFAEMAAPLYPLTKQGATFNWGSEQQQAFDDIKQALLTSPALGLPDVTKPFELFVDEKQGYAKGVLTQRLGPWRRPVAYLSKKLDTVASGWPPCLRMVAAIAVLTKDAGKLTLGQSLTILAPHAVEALIKQPPDRWLSNARMTHYQAMLLDTDRIHFGPVVALNPATLLPQPEDIEQHDCLQILAEVHGTRPDLTDQPLQDADFTWYTDGSSFIDNGERKAGAAVTTETEVIWAKALPSGTSAQKAELIALTQALQMAKGKRLNVYTDSRYAFATAHIHGEIYRRRGLLTSEGKDIKNKSEILALLKALFLPRKLSIIHCLGHQKGQSPEARGNRLADTAAREVALESKAPPRALSLTTQEMRSNLDTSFEYGLGDIRILQELGAQHDAEKGYWIFHGKPVMPQKQTRELITCLHKLTHLSSRKMKILLDKEESPYFLLGKNKILQTVVDECTACAQVNAGKTKVGQGTRVRGHRPGTHWEIDFTELICRPCNLYSEKSGNHLQLPTRTRRINQWYPTLSR